A single genomic interval of Helianthus annuus cultivar XRQ/B chromosome 13, HanXRQr2.0-SUNRISE, whole genome shotgun sequence harbors:
- the LOC110898769 gene encoding uncharacterized protein LOC110898769: MIIFQNMNEFPYLRIIGCINPRSINPYVFSRFFTSIRLLIDLSTSSVSSHRFGCQSICQALFKLPCEFLGQSIASISLQGLVVTLLWDEARHQTSGKLTTSYYILILMELDNVVSSFQSSQVTLIYQGLWID, from the exons ATGATCATTTTCCAAAATATGAATGAGTTTCCATATTTAAGGATCATTGGTTGCATAAACCCTAGATCTATAAATCCATACGTATTCAGTCGTTTCTTCACATCGATTCGGTTGTTAATCGATTTATCAACATCCTCTGTTTCTTCACATCGATTTGGCTGTCAATCGATTTGTCAAGCATTATTTAAA CTTCCATGTGAATTTTTGGGTCAGAGCATTGCTTCTATTAGCTTGCAG GGTCTTGTTGTCACTCTCCTTTGGGATGAAGCTAGGCACCAGACTTCAGGGAAGTTAACCACATCATACTACATTCTTATTTTGATGGAG TTAGACAATGTTGTTTCAAGTTTCCAATCTTCTCAAGTGACTCTCATCTATCAAGGTTTGTGGATTGATTGA